In Kiritimatiellia bacterium, one genomic interval encodes:
- a CDS encoding MBOAT family protein, protein MVFSSYLFLFYFLPAALLLYYLVPRRGRQGLLTVVSYVFYGWSNPLFMALMFVSTLVDYIAGLMIAWSGWRWSRPVVMLAPGGRRSRLQKTALICSLCSNLGLLGFFKYFNFAMDNVDALVQWLGFPGLGVVLRITLPLGISFYTFQSMSYTIDVYRGQAKALRNFTDFACFVSMFPQLVAGPIIRFTEVADQLENRTHTLEKFARGTAFVSLGLAKKILLANPCGKIADVAFNAGSLSVLDAWYGVVSYAFQIYFDFSGYSDIAIGLGLMLGFVFPKNFDSPYSSCSITEFWRRWHISLSSWLRDYLYIPLGGNRKGKKRTYVNLAATMLLGGLWHGAAWNFVAWGAIHGLLLGVERLRGKASFYNRLPRPARVGLTFFIVLISWVFFRAPDISSAVAYLGRMFSCGPAAENALLVRGVIYQPYYLGAFALAAFVTWLAPQTWDWTRVISWKKILLIVLLFCLSAAVLTTQAYNPFIYFIF, encoded by the coding sequence ATGGTTTTCAGTTCATACTTGTTTCTTTTTTATTTTCTGCCGGCCGCGCTTCTGCTTTATTATCTCGTCCCGCGCCGGGGCAGGCAGGGCCTGCTGACCGTGGTCAGCTATGTTTTCTACGGCTGGTCCAATCCTCTTTTCATGGCGCTCATGTTTGTCTCCACGCTGGTTGACTATATTGCGGGGTTGATGATCGCCTGGAGCGGGTGGCGCTGGTCCCGGCCTGTCGTAATGCTTGCGCCGGGCGGCCGGCGTTCGCGCCTCCAGAAAACGGCTTTAATCTGTTCGCTCTGTTCCAATCTGGGCCTGCTGGGTTTTTTCAAATATTTCAACTTTGCCATGGATAACGTTGACGCCCTCGTCCAGTGGCTGGGATTTCCCGGCCTCGGCGTTGTCCTGCGGATTACCCTGCCGCTCGGCATCAGTTTTTACACCTTTCAGTCCATGAGTTACACCATTGATGTCTACCGCGGGCAGGCAAAGGCCCTGCGCAATTTCACCGATTTTGCCTGTTTTGTTTCCATGTTTCCCCAGCTGGTGGCCGGGCCCATTATCCGTTTTACGGAAGTGGCCGACCAGCTTGAAAACCGGACGCACACTCTGGAAAAATTCGCGCGCGGGACCGCGTTCGTCAGCCTCGGCCTCGCCAAAAAAATTCTGCTGGCCAATCCCTGCGGCAAGATCGCGGACGTCGCCTTCAACGCCGGCTCGCTGTCCGTTCTGGATGCATGGTACGGCGTTGTTTCCTATGCCTTTCAGATTTACTTTGATTTCAGCGGTTATTCGGATATCGCCATCGGCCTGGGGCTGATGCTGGGATTCGTGTTTCCCAAGAATTTTGATTCGCCCTACAGTTCCTGCTCCATCACCGAATTCTGGCGGCGCTGGCACATTTCGCTTTCCTCGTGGCTGCGGGATTATCTCTATATTCCGCTCGGCGGCAACCGGAAGGGCAAAAAACGCACTTATGTCAACCTGGCCGCGACCATGCTGCTCGGCGGGCTCTGGCACGGCGCGGCCTGGAATTTTGTCGCCTGGGGCGCCATCCACGGCCTCCTGCTGGGAGTTGAAAGACTGCGCGGAAAAGCGAGTTTTTATAACCGCCTGCCCCGGCCGGCGCGGGTCGGCCTGACTTTTTTCATCGTCCTGATCAGCTGGGTTTTTTTCCGCGCGCCGGATATTTCCAGCGCCGTCGCATACCTCGGCCGGATGTTTTCATGCGGCCCGGCCGCGGAGAACGCGCTACTGGTCAGGGGCGTCATTTATCAGCCTTATTATCTCGGCGCTTTCGCACTGGCCGCCTTTGTTACCTGGCTGGCCCCGCAGACCTGGGATTGGACGCGGGTGATCAGCTGGAAGAAAATACTGCTGATCGTTTTGCTGTTTTGCCTGTCGGCGGCCGTGCTGACCACCCAGGCCTATAATCCGTTCATTTATTTTATTTTCTGA
- a CDS encoding acyltransferase, giving the protein MKTESVRIQQEMDKAGKSKLSGYQDLIVGRPGWWPLIQYELIMLFCSIIPGALGLFLRSLFYPFLLGACGKNVNFGANVILRHPHKIKIGDNVIIDDNCLLDAKGRDNEGIAIGSGVFIGRNSILSCKNGDIILQPRVNIGFNSEIFSGSRVEIGRDTLVAAYCYFVGGDHAVEDAEAALTEQGSRSRGITVGANCWFGAGTIVLDGITTGNNAIIGAGAVVTKNVAAYAVAVGIPARQVRDRRQHDGNEEGRRQKAETKS; this is encoded by the coding sequence ATGAAAACGGAAAGCGTCCGCATTCAACAGGAAATGGATAAGGCCGGAAAATCAAAACTCTCCGGCTACCAGGATTTGATCGTCGGCCGCCCCGGCTGGTGGCCGCTGATTCAATACGAGTTGATCATGCTTTTCTGCTCAATCATTCCCGGCGCGCTCGGTCTTTTCCTGCGCTCTCTCTTTTACCCCTTCCTGCTGGGCGCCTGCGGCAAAAACGTCAATTTCGGCGCCAACGTGATTCTGCGGCATCCGCATAAAATCAAGATCGGCGACAACGTCATTATTGACGACAATTGCCTGCTGGATGCCAAGGGAAGGGACAACGAGGGCATCGCCATCGGCTCCGGCGTCTTCATCGGGCGCAATTCCATTTTGAGTTGCAAAAACGGCGATATCATTCTGCAGCCCCGGGTCAATATCGGTTTTAATTCGGAAATATTTTCCGGCAGCCGGGTGGAAATCGGACGGGACACCCTCGTGGCCGCCTACTGTTACTTTGTCGGCGGCGACCATGCCGTTGAAGACGCGGAAGCCGCCCTGACCGAGCAGGGTTCCCGTTCGCGGGGCATAACCGTCGGCGCCAACTGCTGGTTCGGGGCCGGAACAATCGTTCTGGATGGAATTACGACCGGCAACAACGCCATTATTGGCGCGGGCGCGGTTGTCACCAAAAACGTCGCCGCCTATGCGGTTGCAGTCGGAATTCCAGCCCGGCAGGTCCGCGACCGCCGCCAGCACGATGGAAATGAGGAAGGCAGAAGGCAGAAGGCAGAAACGAAATCTTAA
- a CDS encoding glycosyltransferase family 4 protein, with amino-acid sequence MKNIRNIKKIAFIGNYLPRRCGIATFTTDICETFAALNPSVQTFAIPVTDTEEGYDYPERVRFEIREQDIDSYKAAADFLNANNVNAVCLQHEYGIFGGDAGSYILALLRQLKMPIVTTLHTALQKPSARQKRVMDELLALSHYAVVMTHKAADILQAVHKISEAKLRLIPHGIPDVPFIDPNFYKDQYGVEGKTVLLTFGLLSPRKGIEVVLRALPEVIQEHPNVVYVVVGATHPNLLRREGETYRLSLQRLADELGIAQNVIFHNQFVSPEELTEFLVLADIYITPYLEEAQITSGTLAYSFGVGNAVISTPFWHAAELLGEGRGVLVPFGDSRAITDAVKRLIRNETERHTMRKNAYFLGREMIWNSVLSRYADAFEEACVKRPGGIQKKITMRPLEQQLPALPNIKLDHLIRLTDSVGILQHSTYNIPNFSEGYCTDDNARALILAILLENLGTINPVRLNDLASRYLGFIRYAWDAPNHRFRNFLSFQRDWKEGGNLEDCHGRAIRALGTCIGRSKNEGFAQMAMELFEQTLSPALPFTSPRAWSFVLIGIYEYLQRFSGDRLVRNCLQTLASRLHDLYKANRDAEWQWFESSLTYCNAKLPHALIVSGRSLNNEEMLQAGLEALKWLIKIQSSPRRHFQPVGTNGSYRRGGTKTLFDQQPVEAYSTVSACLEAYRLTKERIWHTEASRAFQWFLGRNDLSVPLYDPVSGGCYDGLHIDRVNRNQGGESTLVCLLSLAEMKQMENVLESLKEPLSE; translated from the coding sequence ATGAAAAACATCAGGAACATCAAAAAAATAGCGTTTATCGGCAATTATCTCCCGCGCCGCTGCGGCATTGCGACTTTTACAACGGACATCTGCGAAACCTTTGCGGCCTTGAACCCCTCCGTGCAGACCTTCGCCATACCCGTCACGGACACGGAGGAAGGTTACGATTATCCGGAGCGCGTCCGCTTTGAAATCAGAGAACAGGACATAGATTCATATAAGGCGGCCGCGGATTTTCTCAACGCCAACAACGTGAACGCGGTCTGTTTGCAGCACGAGTACGGTATTTTCGGCGGGGACGCCGGCAGCTATATTCTGGCTTTATTGCGCCAGTTGAAAATGCCGATTGTAACGACGCTGCACACGGCCCTGCAGAAACCCTCCGCGCGCCAGAAGCGCGTCATGGACGAACTGCTGGCGCTTTCGCATTATGCGGTGGTCATGACGCACAAGGCGGCTGACATTCTGCAAGCCGTCCACAAAATATCCGAAGCAAAATTAAGGCTGATCCCGCACGGCATTCCCGACGTCCCCTTTATTGATCCCAATTTTTACAAGGACCAGTACGGCGTAGAGGGCAAAACCGTGCTGCTGACGTTCGGGCTGCTTTCGCCCCGAAAGGGCATAGAAGTCGTGCTGCGCGCTCTGCCGGAAGTGATCCAAGAGCATCCGAACGTCGTCTACGTGGTGGTCGGAGCCACGCACCCCAATTTACTGCGGCGGGAGGGAGAAACCTACCGGCTTTCCCTGCAACGCCTCGCGGATGAACTCGGCATCGCCCAGAACGTGATCTTTCACAACCAGTTCGTGTCGCCCGAGGAACTCACCGAGTTTCTGGTGCTGGCCGACATTTACATAACCCCGTATTTGGAAGAGGCCCAGATAACATCGGGGACCCTGGCCTACTCGTTCGGCGTCGGCAACGCGGTCATTTCCACGCCTTTCTGGCACGCCGCCGAACTGCTCGGCGAAGGGCGCGGCGTTCTGGTTCCGTTCGGAGACTCCCGGGCGATTACGGACGCCGTTAAAAGGCTGATTCGCAACGAAACCGAGCGGCACACCATGCGCAAGAACGCCTATTTCCTGGGGCGGGAAATGATCTGGAACAGCGTGCTTTCCAGATACGCGGACGCCTTTGAGGAAGCCTGCGTTAAACGCCCGGGCGGGATTCAAAAAAAGATCACCATGCGCCCGCTGGAACAACAATTGCCCGCCCTGCCCAACATCAAGCTGGACCACCTGATAAGACTGACCGATTCGGTCGGCATTTTACAGCATTCCACCTACAATATCCCTAATTTTTCCGAGGGATATTGCACGGACGACAACGCCCGGGCGCTTATCCTTGCCATTTTGCTTGAGAACCTCGGCACGATAAATCCCGTGCGGCTCAACGATCTCGCCAGCCGTTACCTCGGATTTATCCGATATGCCTGGGATGCCCCCAACCACCGCTTCAGGAATTTTCTTTCCTTTCAGCGCGATTGGAAGGAAGGCGGCAACCTTGAAGACTGCCACGGCCGGGCAATCCGCGCGCTGGGAACCTGCATCGGCCGGTCAAAAAACGAGGGATTTGCCCAGATGGCCATGGAGCTTTTTGAACAAACCCTCTCTCCGGCGCTCCCCTTCACTTCCCCGCGCGCCTGGTCTTTTGTCCTGATTGGAATATATGAATATCTGCAGCGCTTCAGCGGCGACCGACTGGTCCGCAACTGCCTGCAGACGCTCGCCAGCCGCCTGCACGATCTTTACAAGGCAAACCGGGATGCGGAATGGCAGTGGTTTGAATCGTCACTGACCTACTGCAACGCCAAACTGCCGCATGCGCTCATTGTAAGCGGGCGCAGTCTGAACAACGAGGAAATGCTGCAGGCGGGACTGGAAGCGTTAAAATGGCTCATCAAGATACAATCCTCCCCAAGGCGTCATTTTCAACCGGTCGGCACGAACGGCTCATACCGCCGCGGCGGAACCAAAACGCTTTTTGACCAGCAGCCGGTGGAGGCTTATTCCACTGTTTCGGCCTGCCTGGAAGCGTACCGCCTCACAAAAGAGAGAATATGGCATACGGAAGCCTCGCGGGCTTTTCAGTGGTTCCTGGGCAGAAACGACCTGAGCGTCCCCCTCTACGATCCGGTCAGCGGAGGATGCTACGACGGCCTCCATATTGACAGGGTCAACCGCAACCAAGGCGGCGAATCCACTCTTGTCTGTCTTCTTTCCCTGGCTGAGATGAAACAGATGGAAAACGTCCTGGAAAGCCTTAAGGAGCCACTGTCGGAATGA
- a CDS encoding glycoside hydrolase family 130 protein: MSEESLADTARLPIIKDAGIALSPDNRRVLLRPHLPANPARIKRIIMRVMALGEAGAEEELAKIMYCFSARHRDFKALLERRFEAVRAHMPPDREFSLTRKNLAAAYFLAEHSFESTALFNPSIIPHPDQSGVPPGALRFILSLRATGEGHVSSLTFRSGMIGADESVAVDEASTFACSASLKPDALYNKTCFARKLQEMGQNNGAGSIMEPLPDEFTMAEMEARVNARLTGRNATAHERAACEKIMWLAQCNYEASFNPQSALSERVLFPFSPSEQNGMEDARFVLFTDNDNSRKYYATYTAYDGRNILPQIIETEDFVNFKMITLNGRGAVNKGMALFPRKLNGRYAMVSRNDNENLFMMYSDNLHFWHEAVPFMRPFYPWELVQIGNCGSPIETDRGWLLLTHGVGPLRQYSIGAVLLDRENPERILGRLSEPLLRWDDNNRSGYVPNVVYSCGALIHANRLVIPYALADNRVRIAQTSAAELISRMRSP; the protein is encoded by the coding sequence ATGAGCGAAGAATCATTGGCCGATACCGCCCGCCTGCCGATCATAAAGGACGCCGGAATAGCGCTGAGTCCCGACAACCGGCGGGTTTTGCTCCGCCCGCACCTGCCGGCCAATCCGGCGCGCATCAAGCGCATCATAATGCGGGTCATGGCGCTGGGCGAGGCCGGGGCGGAGGAGGAGCTTGCAAAAATCATGTATTGCTTCTCCGCCCGCCACCGCGATTTTAAAGCTCTGCTGGAACGCCGGTTTGAAGCCGTCCGCGCGCATATGCCCCCGGATCGCGAGTTTTCCCTGACGCGGAAAAATCTTGCGGCCGCATATTTTCTGGCCGAGCACTCGTTTGAATCAACCGCGCTTTTCAATCCCTCCATCATTCCCCATCCGGACCAGTCCGGCGTCCCGCCGGGCGCGCTGCGTTTCATTCTCTCCCTGCGGGCAACCGGCGAAGGGCATGTTTCCTCGCTGACATTCCGTTCGGGAATGATTGGCGCGGACGAAAGCGTTGCCGTTGATGAAGCCTCAACCTTCGCCTGCTCCGCCAGTTTGAAACCGGACGCGCTCTACAATAAAACATGTTTTGCGCGGAAATTACAGGAAATGGGACAGAATAACGGCGCCGGCTCCATTATGGAGCCTCTTCCGGATGAATTTACAATGGCGGAAATGGAGGCAAGGGTGAACGCCCGGCTCACCGGCCGCAACGCGACGGCCCATGAGAGGGCGGCCTGCGAAAAAATCATGTGGCTGGCGCAATGCAATTATGAAGCGTCGTTCAATCCGCAGAGCGCCCTTTCCGAGCGGGTCCTGTTCCCGTTCTCGCCCAGCGAACAGAACGGCATGGAAGACGCCCGCTTCGTGCTGTTCACGGACAACGACAATAGCCGGAAATACTACGCCACTTATACCGCCTATGACGGACGCAATATTCTTCCCCAGATCATAGAAACGGAGGATTTTGTCAACTTCAAGATGATCACACTCAACGGCCGGGGCGCAGTCAACAAGGGAATGGCGTTGTTCCCCCGGAAGCTGAACGGACGCTACGCGATGGTATCCCGCAACGACAACGAAAATCTGTTCATGATGTATTCAGACAATCTTCATTTCTGGCATGAAGCCGTTCCCTTCATGCGCCCTTTTTATCCATGGGAACTCGTGCAGATCGGCAACTGCGGGTCGCCGATTGAAACCGACCGCGGCTGGCTGCTGCTGACCCACGGCGTCGGCCCCCTGCGCCAGTATTCAATCGGCGCGGTCCTCCTGGACCGCGAGAACCCGGAACGCATACTCGGCCGCTTGAGCGAACCGCTCCTCCGCTGGGACGACAACAACCGCTCCGGATATGTGCCTAACGTCGTCTATTCATGCGGCGCCCTGATCCACGCCAACCGCCTCGTTATCCCCTACGCGCTTGCGGACAACCGTGTCCGCATCGCGCAGACCTCGGCCGCCGAGCTTATTTCCCGAATGCGCTCCCCTTGA
- a CDS encoding UDP-N-acetylmuramoyl-tripeptide--D-alanyl-D-alanine ligase: protein MAHFDPMQLAAWSGGAWRHGVPEEITGVSIDSRTLRPGNLFIAVRGPHFDGHDFVSAAFQRGASAAVVARVEPGGNAPGPLLAVDDASLALRRIADGYRRTLAMKVIAVTGSLGKTTVKEMIAAVLSRRFKTARSIGNWNNEYGLPLSILNVERPSEIGVFELGVNHPGELLPLCRLLKPDWGVITGIGPVHLEFFGSERKIAEEKAILLENLPGNSLAFLGCDHPWHDLLRAAGKSRIISLGERGDADYVLLESNDESGEACVLERTSGENFRFQAPLPGRHVARNALFAIAVARASAVSWPEIRAGLGAFRPQPMRWESSIIAGVLAINDAYNANPVSMKAALETFAALRRGGRKWLVLGGMHELGARSEQEHENLGKTVARLSWDGLVSVGPLGDIVAAAARKAGMKKENVFQCENHLAAADVLAEHLKPGDAVLFKASHCERLEKVMEIWRGRGKPSAGGQ from the coding sequence ATGGCTCATTTTGACCCCATGCAGTTGGCGGCGTGGAGCGGCGGCGCGTGGCGCCACGGCGTTCCGGAGGAAATTACCGGCGTTTCCATTGATTCGCGGACACTGCGGCCCGGCAATCTTTTTATCGCCGTCCGCGGTCCGCATTTTGACGGGCATGACTTTGTGTCGGCGGCATTTCAGCGGGGCGCTTCCGCGGCGGTCGTCGCGCGCGTTGAGCCGGGCGGCAATGCGCCGGGCCCTCTTTTGGCGGTTGACGACGCTTCCCTGGCCCTGCGCCGGATTGCGGACGGTTACCGGCGGACGCTTGCGATGAAAGTGATTGCCGTTACCGGCAGTCTGGGCAAAACGACCGTGAAAGAAATGATTGCCGCTGTATTGTCGCGCCGGTTCAAAACCGCCCGGAGCATCGGCAACTGGAACAATGAATACGGCCTGCCGTTGAGCATTTTGAACGTTGAAAGGCCCTCCGAAATCGGCGTGTTTGAGCTTGGCGTAAATCATCCGGGCGAGCTTTTACCGTTGTGCCGGTTGTTAAAGCCCGATTGGGGGGTGATTACCGGAATAGGACCGGTCCATCTTGAGTTTTTCGGTTCCGAACGGAAAATAGCCGAAGAAAAGGCAATCCTGCTTGAAAATCTGCCCGGGAATAGTTTGGCTTTTCTGGGGTGCGACCATCCCTGGCATGATCTCTTGCGCGCCGCCGGCAAAAGCCGGATTATTTCCCTGGGCGAACGCGGGGATGCGGATTATGTTCTGCTGGAAAGCAATGACGAGAGCGGCGAGGCATGTGTATTGGAAAGGACAAGCGGTGAAAACTTCCGCTTTCAAGCCCCCTTGCCCGGCCGCCATGTCGCCCGCAACGCCCTGTTCGCCATTGCGGTCGCCCGGGCCAGCGCCGTTTCCTGGCCGGAAATAAGGGCGGGGCTAGGGGCATTCCGCCCCCAGCCCATGCGCTGGGAATCGTCAATTATTGCGGGAGTTCTTGCGATTAATGACGCCTATAACGCCAACCCGGTCAGCATGAAAGCGGCCTTGGAAACTTTTGCCGCGTTGCGGCGCGGCGGCCGTAAATGGCTTGTGCTCGGCGGCATGCATGAACTGGGGGCAAGATCGGAACAGGAGCATGAAAATCTCGGTAAAACCGTCGCGCGCTTGTCATGGGACGGCCTCGTGAGCGTCGGGCCGCTTGGGGATATCGTCGCTGCCGCCGCCCGGAAAGCCGGCATGAAAAAGGAGAATGTTTTCCAGTGCGAAAATCATTTGGCCGCGGCTGATGTTCTCGCGGAGCATCTGAAACCGGGCGACGCGGTTCTTTTCAAGGCGTCCCACTGCGAAAGACTTGAAAAAGTCATGGAAATCTGGCGCGGGAGAGGGAAGCCATCCGCCGGCGGCCAGTAA
- a CDS encoding UDP-N-acetylmuramoyl-L-alanyl-D-glutamate--2,6-diaminopimelate ligase: MKLNNLLEALEPIAVHPRSDPEIKGLAYDSRQVRPGYLFFALKGRSADGRIFIQDAVDRGAAAVVSEGARFIGRGQAVMLQVADARRSMGRAARVFYRNPSAKLKIIGITGTNGKTTTAFMIMNVLDAAGLKAGLIGTVEYRIGARAIPATRTTPEAVDIQQMLDQMAAAECRSAVMEVSSHALDQKRTLGVDFDAAVFTNLTHDHLDYHESMEKYFQAKAVLFRDYGRGAKKMASLINIDDPYGQQLARLPEIKESFIAYGLHDRAAVRAFNLKMTVQGSVFEVATPWGGARVSLCLPGRYNVSNALAAFSACGALGIKPDLTAEALHQTVFVPGRLEEIQTGAGFQVFVDYAHTEDALQNVLTALREISSGRLIVVFGCGGNRDVNKRPRMGAVAEQLADFAIVTSDNPRREEPGLIIGQILNGFKTREKVEVLPDRAEAIARALSLAEKGDVVLIAGKGHENYQEFANTIIPFDDRQVVREYLKSFQGGT, from the coding sequence ATGAAACTCAATAATTTGCTGGAGGCCTTGGAACCGATCGCGGTTCATCCGCGTTCCGATCCTGAAATCAAAGGCCTGGCCTATGACTCGCGCCAGGTCAGGCCGGGCTATCTCTTTTTTGCGCTCAAGGGCCGGAGCGCGGACGGCAGGATTTTCATCCAGGACGCCGTTGACCGCGGCGCGGCGGCCGTCGTTTCCGAAGGGGCGCGTTTCATCGGCCGGGGGCAGGCCGTCATGCTGCAGGTTGCCGACGCCCGCCGCTCCATGGGGCGAGCGGCCCGCGTTTTTTACCGCAATCCGTCCGCGAAATTAAAAATCATCGGGATAACCGGCACCAACGGCAAAACAACCACGGCCTTCATGATCATGAATGTCCTGGACGCGGCCGGACTGAAAGCGGGTCTGATCGGCACCGTTGAATATAGAATCGGCGCGAGGGCGATTCCGGCCACCCGGACTACGCCCGAAGCGGTTGATATCCAGCAGATGCTTGACCAGATGGCCGCCGCCGAGTGCCGCAGCGCCGTTATGGAAGTTTCCTCGCACGCCTTGGACCAGAAAAGAACCCTGGGCGTTGATTTTGACGCGGCCGTTTTCACCAACCTGACCCACGACCATCTTGATTACCACGAGAGCATGGAAAAGTATTTCCAGGCCAAGGCCGTCTTGTTCCGGGATTACGGACGGGGGGCGAAAAAAATGGCTTCCCTGATCAATATTGATGATCCATACGGGCAACAGTTGGCGCGTTTGCCGGAAATCAAGGAGAGCTTCATTGCTTACGGCCTGCATGACCGGGCCGCGGTGCGCGCGTTTAATCTGAAAATGACGGTGCAGGGAAGCGTTTTTGAGGTCGCCACTCCCTGGGGCGGCGCGCGCGTCTCGCTCTGTTTGCCGGGGCGTTACAACGTCAGCAATGCGCTCGCCGCCTTCAGCGCCTGCGGGGCGCTGGGCATCAAGCCGGACTTGACGGCCGAAGCCCTGCACCAGACGGTCTTTGTGCCGGGCCGGCTGGAAGAAATCCAGACCGGCGCCGGATTCCAGGTGTTTGTTGATTACGCCCACACCGAAGACGCTTTGCAGAACGTGTTGACCGCTCTCCGTGAAATATCGTCCGGCCGCCTCATTGTCGTCTTCGGCTGTGGCGGAAACCGCGACGTCAACAAGCGGCCGCGCATGGGGGCGGTGGCGGAACAGCTTGCCGATTTTGCGATTGTTACCTCGGATAATCCCCGCCGCGAGGAGCCGGGATTAATTATCGGTCAAATCCTGAATGGATTCAAAACCCGCGAAAAAGTGGAAGTGCTCCCGGACCGGGCGGAGGCTATTGCGCGGGCGTTGTCGCTTGCCGAAAAAGGCGATGTCGTTCTCATCGCCGGCAAGGGGCATGAAAATTACCAGGAATTCGCTAATACCATCATCCCGTTTGACGATCGCCAGGTTGTCCGTGAATATCTCAAGTCGTTTCAGGGCGGCACATGA
- a CDS encoding penicillin-binding protein 2, whose protein sequence is MTELKYQYRIFFVVLIVLGALNGLIARLVYLHFRFGEGEDRSMRIIDARRLETDLLVARGKIFDRRGNTMALDIVKKEICADPELVLSRDSVRSVAENVARTLNADPAHIRERLNQPGRHFVYLGGYGRPVEAEQALQLEKMKLPGVFLRDMMVRSYPRGSSMCHVLGFVNFDSERVGSAGIEQQWHKYLHGVHGLLISELDGRRHELYDRRLFELKPRAGADLTLTLDHYVQYVVEEALRKAVNENRASAGWAIVEEVKTGAILAMANYPDYDPNNFRNVSPEWMRNRCVGVNYEPGSTFKVAIIASALNENVVRSSQIFDCENGAWYYRKKPLRDFHPYGELSVADIIKKSSNIGAAKVALLLGEEKLFQYLRAFGLGRPTGIDLPGEESGILHPLSEWTPISITRVAIGHEIAVTSLQMLQVIAAIANEGVLMRPYVVRQIKSPEGQVLFEQRPKIAGRPIKAETAREMRRLLARVTEEGGTGRRAFVDGYSVAGKTGTAQKAVPGGYSDALNMASFAGFIPAEEPQLAIIVVLDEPRGTVHTGGAVAGPVFSEIAGQIVHYLDVPPSPEALAEGANQQAASAPRL, encoded by the coding sequence ATGACTGAACTTAAGTATCAATACCGCATTTTTTTTGTGGTGCTTATAGTTCTCGGAGCGCTGAACGGCCTCATTGCCCGCCTTGTTTACCTGCATTTTCGTTTTGGCGAGGGGGAAGACCGCAGTATGCGGATCATTGACGCCCGCCGGCTGGAAACCGATCTGCTGGTTGCGCGCGGCAAAATTTTTGACCGCCGGGGAAATACCATGGCCCTGGATATCGTCAAGAAAGAAATCTGCGCGGATCCCGAACTGGTTCTGAGCCGGGACAGCGTGCGGTCCGTGGCCGAGAATGTCGCCCGGACGCTGAACGCCGATCCCGCGCATATCCGGGAGCGTTTGAATCAGCCGGGCCGGCATTTCGTTTATCTGGGCGGTTACGGCCGGCCGGTGGAAGCGGAACAGGCGCTTCAACTTGAAAAGATGAAATTGCCGGGGGTGTTCCTGCGGGACATGATGGTGCGTTCCTATCCGCGCGGCAGCAGCATGTGCCATGTGCTCGGTTTTGTCAATTTTGATTCGGAGCGCGTCGGCTCGGCCGGCATTGAACAGCAGTGGCATAAATACCTGCATGGCGTGCATGGTTTGCTGATCAGCGAGCTTGACGGCCGCCGCCATGAATTGTACGACCGCCGGCTTTTTGAGCTGAAACCGCGCGCCGGCGCCGACCTTACCCTGACCCTTGACCATTACGTGCAGTACGTGGTTGAGGAAGCGTTGCGGAAAGCGGTGAACGAGAACCGGGCCTCCGCCGGCTGGGCCATTGTGGAAGAGGTCAAAACCGGGGCAATCCTGGCGATGGCGAATTATCCCGATTATGATCCCAATAATTTCAGAAACGTTTCTCCGGAATGGATGCGCAACCGGTGCGTCGGCGTCAATTATGAGCCCGGCTCCACTTTCAAGGTTGCGATTATCGCCTCGGCCTTGAACGAGAACGTGGTGCGCTCATCCCAGATTTTTGATTGTGAAAACGGCGCCTGGTATTACCGGAAAAAGCCGTTGCGCGATTTTCATCCCTACGGGGAGCTTTCCGTGGCCGATATCATCAAGAAATCAAGCAATATCGGCGCGGCCAAAGTGGCCCTGCTCCTCGGCGAAGAAAAACTTTTTCAATACCTGCGCGCTTTCGGGCTCGGCCGGCCGACCGGCATTGATCTGCCCGGGGAGGAATCCGGCATTCTCCACCCGTTGTCCGAATGGACGCCGATCAGTATTACCCGCGTCGCCATCGGGCATGAAATTGCCGTGACGTCCCTGCAGATGCTGCAGGTGATCGCGGCCATAGCCAATGAGGGGGTTTTAATGCGGCCGTACGTCGTGCGTCAAATTAAATCGCCGGAGGGGCAGGTCCTTTTTGAACAGCGCCCTAAAATCGCAGGCCGGCCGATTAAAGCCGAAACGGCCCGGGAAATGAGGCGCCTCCTGGCCAGGGTTACCGAAGAGGGCGGCACGGGCCGCCGGGCTTTTGTTGATGGTTATTCGGTTGCCGGGAAAACAGGCACGGCCCAAAAGGCCGTGCCCGGCGGGTATTCCGATGCGTTGAACATGGCGTCCTTTGCCGGTTTTATCCCGGCGGAAGAGCCGCAATTGGCCATCATCGTGGTTTTGGATGAACCGCGGGGGACGGTCCATACCGGCGGCGCCGTGGCGGGCCCGGTTTTCAGCGAAATCGCCGGGCAGATAGTTCATTATCTTGATGTGCCCCCGTCGCCGGAAGCGCTGGCGGAAGGCGCTAATCAGCAAGCGGCGTCCGCGCCAAGGTTATAA